One Aspergillus oryzae RIB40 DNA, chromosome 2 genomic window carries:
- a CDS encoding uncharacterized protein (predicted protein): MASSQLRPYNLRKAVRPSTRLTGQDWQTAHKRRRALAESSANTRRRKVMTQPDELTPGRNMLPISNFLEAMRLLIDNEQEKYIIKTSNQSKSTRSGLSSQHSGINP, encoded by the exons ATGGCCTCCAGCCAACTGCGCCCATACAATCTCAGGAAGGCTGTCCGACCATCCACGCGGTTGACTGGACAGGACTGGCAGACGGCACATAAGAGGCGACGTGCTCTTGCCGAAAGCTCAGCAAACACtagaagaaggaaggtgatGACGCAACCAGATGAATTAACTCCAGGGAGAAATATGCTGCCGATCTCAAACTTCCTTGAAGCCATGCGCCTTCTTATCGACAATGAACAGGAAAAGTACATTATCAAAACTTCCAATCAATCTAAATCGACCCG ATCGGGCCTCAGTTCACAACACTCAGGAATCAACCCGTAA